One genomic window of Agrobacterium vitis includes the following:
- the bdcA gene encoding SDR family oxidoreductase, giving the protein MAAFQGKSVLVLGGSRGIGAAIVKRFVSDGAAVTFSYAGSREAAEQLASDTGSVAVLTDSADREAVIAQVRQNGPLDVLVVNAGIAVFGDALDQDPDVIDRLFRINIHAPYHAAVEAARQMPDGGRIIIIGSVNGDRMPIPGMASYALSKSALQGLARGLARDFGPRGITINVVQPGPIDTDANPADGPMKELMHSFMAIKRHGTSEEVAGMVAWLAGPQAGFVTGAMHTIDGAFGA; this is encoded by the coding sequence ATGGCCGCGTTTCAGGGAAAGTCCGTTTTAGTGCTGGGCGGTAGTCGCGGGATAGGTGCAGCAATCGTAAAGCGCTTTGTATCGGACGGCGCGGCAGTAACCTTTAGCTACGCCGGATCGCGTGAAGCTGCCGAGCAGCTTGCAAGCGACACAGGTAGCGTGGCCGTCTTGACGGATAGCGCCGACCGTGAAGCGGTGATCGCTCAGGTCCGCCAAAACGGTCCGCTAGACGTGCTGGTGGTCAACGCCGGGATTGCTGTCTTCGGCGACGCATTGGATCAGGACCCTGACGTCATCGACCGGCTGTTTCGGATCAACATCCACGCGCCTTATCACGCGGCCGTCGAGGCCGCCCGGCAGATGCCGGACGGAGGGCGGATTATCATCATCGGCTCCGTGAACGGTGACCGAATGCCCATTCCAGGCATGGCGTCTTATGCGCTAAGCAAGTCGGCGCTGCAGGGATTGGCGCGAGGTTTGGCGCGGGATTTCGGGCCACGCGGGATCACCATCAACGTCGTGCAACCGGGACCAATCGATACGGATGCAAATCCGGCGGATGGGCCGATGAAAGAGTTGATGCACAGTTTCATGGCGATCAAGCGTCATGGAACGTCAGAAGAGGTGGCAGGGATGGTTGCTTGGCTCGCAGGGCCGCAAGCGGGCTTTGTCACCGGTGCGATGCATACCATCGATGGTGCATTTGGGGCCTGA
- a CDS encoding ParB/RepB/Spo0J family partition protein translates to MQLITADPRSLKDNPDRSRQSKSSPQSDALLCASIRAIGVVQPPIVRLDPEGGNSYVIVFGHRRAAQAIAAGLLEIPLLLADPSDDLGAMQSFAENIAREPLNPVDQWRAIERLVALGWTEESIAMALALPSRQIRKLRLLANILPAMLDQMARGDMPNEQQLRTIAAAGEGEQAEVWKKYKPKKQDPHVSWWEVARALTTTRMLAKHASFGDELAQAYGITWVEDLFAPADEDSRYTTDVEAFLGAQQEWLANNLPKRGSVIEANEYGQAKLPAKAQQVYGKPGKGDLTGWYINARDGSVQSVAYRMPEAKKPKLVKDSDGVETVVDEVEVTKARPDVTQKGLDMIGDLRTDALHEALARAPIEDDTLMALLILAFTGTNVSIASGASDNPYGHAKCGPHAARLIGEDGKLSFDRQTLVQAARSVLIEVLSLRRNRSDSGLIARIAGDAVGADEFLVNMATEDFLSCLSRTALEATAETAGVPGRIKVKDTRAALVEHFAVGKLVHPAALLAPSTEDVRSWAGRYTTVDSGLEDADDVPDTLEDRPSGCGIVDHSAAVEEADQGFREAAE, encoded by the coding sequence ATGCAGTTGATTACAGCCGATCCGCGCAGCCTGAAGGACAATCCCGACCGGTCCCGTCAGTCGAAATCCTCACCACAGTCTGACGCGCTGCTATGCGCATCGATCAGGGCCATCGGTGTCGTCCAGCCGCCGATCGTCAGACTCGATCCGGAGGGCGGAAACAGCTACGTCATCGTCTTCGGTCACCGCCGCGCCGCCCAGGCGATAGCCGCCGGTCTCTTGGAAATCCCGCTGCTGCTGGCGGATCCCTCCGACGATCTCGGCGCCATGCAGTCCTTTGCGGAGAACATCGCCCGCGAACCGCTGAACCCTGTCGACCAATGGCGCGCCATCGAGCGGCTGGTGGCTCTCGGATGGACCGAAGAGTCGATCGCCATGGCGCTGGCACTCCCCAGCCGGCAGATCAGAAAGTTGCGGCTTCTGGCCAATATCCTGCCCGCGATGCTCGACCAGATGGCGCGTGGCGATATGCCGAACGAGCAGCAGCTGCGCACGATCGCCGCCGCCGGTGAGGGCGAGCAGGCCGAGGTCTGGAAGAAGTACAAGCCGAAGAAGCAGGACCCGCACGTGTCGTGGTGGGAGGTGGCCCGCGCACTGACCACGACCAGGATGCTCGCAAAGCATGCAAGCTTCGGTGACGAGCTGGCGCAGGCCTACGGCATCACCTGGGTCGAGGACCTGTTTGCACCCGCCGACGAGGACAGCCGCTACACCACGGATGTCGAGGCTTTTCTCGGGGCGCAGCAGGAATGGCTGGCCAACAACCTGCCCAAGCGCGGCTCGGTTATCGAGGCCAATGAATACGGCCAGGCCAAACTGCCGGCAAAGGCGCAACAGGTCTATGGCAAGCCGGGCAAGGGCGACCTGACCGGCTGGTACATCAACGCGCGCGACGGGTCGGTCCAGTCCGTTGCCTATCGCATGCCGGAGGCGAAGAAGCCCAAGCTGGTCAAGGATTCCGATGGTGTCGAAACCGTCGTTGACGAGGTCGAGGTAACCAAGGCGCGGCCCGACGTGACCCAGAAGGGTCTCGACATGATCGGCGATCTGCGCACCGATGCTCTGCACGAGGCGCTCGCCCGGGCGCCGATCGAGGACGACACTCTGATGGCTCTGCTCATTCTAGCCTTCACCGGCACAAATGTCAGCATTGCCAGCGGCGCATCGGACAATCCCTACGGTCATGCCAAATGCGGCCCGCATGCTGCCCGGCTGATTGGCGAGGACGGCAAGCTGTCCTTCGATCGACAGACACTGGTGCAGGCTGCGCGCTCGGTCCTGATCGAAGTCCTTTCGCTTCGGCGCAATCGCTCCGATAGCGGCCTGATCGCCCGTATTGCCGGCGACGCTGTCGGCGCTGATGAGTTCCTGGTCAATATGGCGACGGAAGACTTCCTCTCATGCCTGTCACGCACTGCGCTGGAGGCGACCGCGGAAACGGCGGGCGTGCCCGGTCGGATCAAAGTGAAGGATACCCGTGCGGCTCTGGTCGAGCATTTTGCCGTGGGAAAGCTGGTGCATCCAGCAGCGCTGCTCGCGCCTTCCACTGAGGACGTGCGGTCGTGGGCTGGACGTTACACCACCGTCGACAGCGGATTGGAGGATGCCGACGACGTTCCCGATACGCTCGAAGATCGGCCTTCCGGTTGTGGAATTGTGGACCATTCGGCCGCCGTGGAAGAGGCCGACCAGGGTTTTCGCGAGGCCGCCGAATAG
- the ltrA gene encoding group II intron reverse transcriptase/maturase encodes MTVTTVTGAASREAVSWDQIDWRKAYQHVRRLQMRIAKAVREGRWGKVKALQRLLTHSFSGKALAVKRVTGNQGKRTPGVDRIIWDTPGKCVRGLLSLKRRGYHPLPLRRVYIPKANSKKLRPLGIPTMKDRAMQALHLLALLPVAETTADPNSYGFRPFRATRDAARQCYIALRGRGTAEWVLDADIAGCFDEISKDWLIANIPMDKVVLRKWLDSGYIQDGDWHATKAGTPQGGIISPTLANMALDGMEKMLRDFYGPRRRNSLTKVHLIRYADDFVVTGASKEVLEEAKSLVEDFLSERGLSLSEEKTRIVRVEEGFDFLGWNVRRYDGHTHIKPAKKNVVAFMRKIRTIIKGAADVKQEYLIMRLNPVIRGWTNYHHNQVAKETFRKVDHLIWKCLWQWACRRHPDKPLRWVKYRYFAREGTRDWVFRAGMKDKAGNLKFIRLIHASDVPIRRHCKIRAEANPFDPMWDSYFAGRRGLPSEVTDRPGDSTSHTDAQELAALVKQGLAEA; translated from the coding sequence ATGACGGTCACAACAGTGACTGGTGCGGCCTCCCGCGAAGCGGTGAGCTGGGACCAGATTGACTGGCGCAAGGCTTACCAACACGTGCGACGGCTGCAGATGCGTATTGCGAAGGCGGTTAGGGAAGGTCGCTGGGGCAAGGTGAAAGCCTTGCAACGGCTGCTGACCCACTCGTTCAGCGGCAAAGCGCTTGCCGTGAAACGGGTTACTGGAAATCAGGGAAAGAGAACACCCGGAGTGGACCGGATCATCTGGGACACACCGGGTAAGTGCGTCAGAGGATTATTGTCGCTCAAACGGCGTGGGTATCATCCTTTGCCGTTGAGGCGGGTATATATCCCGAAAGCAAATAGCAAGAAACTGCGTCCGCTCGGTATTCCGACGATGAAGGACAGGGCCATGCAGGCACTTCACCTGCTCGCTCTGCTACCTGTCGCGGAAACGACGGCAGACCCGAATTCGTACGGTTTCCGACCGTTTCGAGCGACCCGTGATGCGGCCCGCCAGTGCTATATTGCTCTGCGCGGACGAGGCACGGCGGAATGGGTCTTAGATGCGGACATTGCTGGTTGCTTCGACGAAATCAGCAAAGACTGGCTCATCGCCAACATCCCCATGGACAAGGTGGTGCTCCGGAAATGGCTGGACTCCGGTTACATACAGGATGGTGATTGGCACGCGACGAAAGCGGGTACTCCGCAAGGGGGAATAATCTCGCCCACGCTCGCTAACATGGCCTTGGACGGAATGGAAAAGATGTTACGGGACTTCTACGGCCCAAGACGTCGCAACAGCCTGACCAAGGTCCACTTGATACGTTACGCCGATGACTTCGTCGTCACAGGTGCTTCGAAAGAGGTGCTTGAGGAGGCGAAATCTCTAGTCGAGGACTTTCTGTCGGAACGAGGTCTGTCTCTGTCTGAAGAAAAGACTCGCATCGTGCGGGTCGAGGAAGGTTTCGACTTCCTCGGCTGGAACGTGCGCAGATATGATGGGCATACCCACATCAAACCCGCCAAAAAGAACGTGGTGGCGTTTATGCGCAAGATTCGGACGATCATCAAGGGTGCCGCCGATGTGAAGCAGGAGTATCTGATAATGCGGCTGAACCCGGTCATAAGGGGATGGACCAATTATCATCACAACCAGGTGGCGAAGGAGACCTTCCGCAAGGTCGATCATCTCATCTGGAAGTGTCTCTGGCAGTGGGCCTGTCGTAGACACCCGGACAAGCCGCTTCGCTGGGTGAAGTATCGTTACTTCGCTCGGGAAGGTACACGAGACTGGGTATTCCGCGCAGGGATGAAGGATAAGGCAGGAAACCTCAAGTTCATCCGCCTCATCCACGCGTCCGACGTACCGATACGTCGCCACTGCAAAATCCGGGCCGAAGCGAATCCTTTCGATCCCATGTGGGACAGCTACTTCGCCGGAAGGCGCGGTCTGCCGTCGGAAGTTACGGATCGGCCCGGTGATTCCACATCTCATACCGATGCACAGGAACTGGCGGCTCTGGTCAAACAGGGCTTGGCGGAGGCTTGA
- a CDS encoding type II toxin-antitoxin system RelE/ParE family toxin codes for MTKEWAVLLHDEFDPEFSALPEEVQDEIFAALPLLKAYGPQLGRPYADTLKGSAHANMKELRFKAADGVWRLAYAFDPERRAILLVAGDKSGGSQTRFYKVLIAKADQRLTQHLDAMKEKKNG; via the coding sequence ATGACGAAGGAATGGGCAGTTCTGCTCCACGACGAGTTCGACCCGGAGTTTTCAGCCCTGCCGGAAGAGGTACAGGACGAAATCTTCGCGGCCTTGCCGCTCCTGAAAGCTTACGGTCCACAACTTGGTCGTCCCTACGCCGATACGCTCAAGGGATCGGCACACGCGAATATGAAGGAATTGCGGTTCAAGGCTGCAGACGGCGTCTGGCGACTGGCTTATGCGTTCGATCCCGAGCGCCGGGCAATCCTCCTGGTGGCAGGCGACAAATCGGGCGGCAGTCAGACGCGGTTCTACAAAGTGCTGATCGCAAAAGCCGATCAGCGATTGACACAGCATCTCGACGCAATGAAGGAGAAAAAGAATGGCTAG
- a CDS encoding DUF7007 domain-containing protein yields MAEIHEDVAAEKAAHEAELRSLKRPTIPAGASTPWGRAQVSRQFAEGIILHSTASHGGFHLAEKANAAVHALFRNDGEFYEEDCEWAKVAHAFPQLFTAYERRLADRTFRDYYPDAYERVMGVILNGSQSHMRDRQDFEKRHRNDWVVIAALNSDHQPGLVECIATLGGIRGETAERRFLVPRSDYVIGRHGFVIDPAKHQPYDGQSSFVTWAARQ; encoded by the coding sequence ATGGCAGAGATCCATGAAGATGTCGCCGCAGAAAAAGCGGCCCATGAGGCTGAACTACGGTCATTGAAGCGACCGACGATACCAGCGGGAGCCTCGACACCATGGGGCAGGGCGCAGGTTTCGCGGCAATTCGCCGAGGGGATCATTCTGCATTCTACCGCCAGTCACGGCGGTTTCCATCTCGCCGAGAAAGCCAACGCGGCCGTCCATGCCCTCTTCCGGAATGACGGCGAATTTTATGAAGAGGATTGTGAATGGGCGAAGGTCGCCCATGCTTTCCCCCAACTGTTCACCGCCTATGAGCGGCGTCTGGCTGATCGCACATTTCGCGACTATTACCCTGATGCCTACGAGCGCGTCATGGGTGTTATACTGAACGGCAGTCAGTCTCACATGCGGGACAGGCAGGATTTCGAGAAGCGACATCGCAACGACTGGGTCGTTATTGCGGCCCTGAATTCCGATCACCAGCCAGGTCTCGTCGAGTGCATCGCGACTTTGGGGGGGATCCGGGGCGAGACCGCCGAACGGCGGTTTCTGGTTCCACGCTCCGACTACGTGATCGGCCGACATGGCTTCGTCATCGATCCAGCCAAGCACCAGCCATATGACGGTCAGTCCAGCTTCGTGACCTGGGCGGCAAGGCAATGA
- a CDS encoding AraC family transcriptional regulator, producing the protein MSDAIHTLRDFVGKHAKGVLTRTGIPRVDILKVTEPTELFPEIYQPLVSLILQGEKRLLVGNQVLKYTAGQTFIGSVELPVVGEIVDASARGPYLAVSLTFDRSLVADLLRDDRNPTKLADTRSFSVNRASDRLIDAWLRMLRLMEQPDEIAVMGPLLEREILFRLLRGPQGAVLRQVAGIDDRFAQIRNALIWMRKEYATPFQVEDLASAANMSPSSFQRRFKTSTGLSPIQYQKQIRLYEARGMLFAKPGNVSAVALAVGYESLSQFTREYARMFGSPPARDIRNLRANSPAAPPSY; encoded by the coding sequence ATGAGCGATGCCATCCATACTTTGAGAGATTTTGTGGGAAAACATGCCAAAGGCGTTCTTACCAGAACTGGAATCCCTCGCGTCGACATCCTCAAGGTTACCGAGCCAACAGAGCTTTTCCCAGAAATCTATCAGCCTCTGGTTAGCCTTATCCTACAAGGTGAGAAGCGCCTGCTCGTTGGAAACCAGGTTCTGAAATATACCGCAGGGCAGACGTTTATCGGGTCTGTGGAGCTTCCCGTGGTCGGCGAGATCGTCGACGCAAGCGCCAGGGGTCCGTACCTCGCTGTCAGCCTAACGTTCGATCGCTCTTTGGTCGCCGACCTGCTACGCGACGACCGCAACCCGACGAAACTGGCCGACACGCGAAGTTTTTCCGTCAATCGCGCGAGTGACAGACTCATTGATGCCTGGCTCAGAATGTTACGCCTGATGGAGCAACCCGACGAGATTGCCGTGATGGGTCCGTTGCTCGAGCGTGAAATCCTGTTCCGACTTCTGCGTGGCCCGCAAGGTGCTGTTCTGAGACAAGTCGCTGGCATTGATGACCGGTTTGCGCAAATCAGAAACGCTTTGATCTGGATGAGGAAGGAATATGCAACCCCCTTCCAGGTAGAGGACCTTGCGTCTGCTGCAAACATGAGTCCCTCCTCCTTCCAGCGGCGCTTCAAAACTAGCACTGGCCTTTCCCCAATCCAATATCAAAAGCAAATCAGATTGTACGAAGCGCGAGGAATGCTGTTTGCCAAGCCGGGTAATGTTTCAGCAGTTGCACTCGCCGTTGGCTATGAAAGTCTTTCGCAATTCACCCGCGAATACGCACGTATGTTTGGGTCTCCTCCCGCTCGCGACATCAGAAATCTAAGGGCGAATTCGCCCGCAGCTCCGCCCTCGTATTGA
- a CDS encoding XRE family transcriptional regulator, with translation MARSLDDVLQGLPAERRERLEQLGNERLEEYRTLQDLRKARDLTQVRMAETLGVKQENISRLEKRSDLLLSTLRSYVGAMGGTLELVARFPDRHPVVLSSLFDNDAGAVSKENPARSRAKKAPLRSLTG, from the coding sequence ATGGCTAGATCATTGGATGACGTCCTTCAGGGCCTTCCTGCGGAACGTCGCGAACGGCTCGAACAGCTGGGCAACGAGCGGCTCGAGGAATACCGGACACTGCAGGATCTGCGCAAGGCGCGCGACCTCACCCAGGTCCGGATGGCCGAAACGCTCGGTGTAAAACAGGAAAATATTTCGCGCCTGGAGAAGCGGAGCGATCTACTTCTGTCCACGTTGCGCAGTTATGTCGGGGCCATGGGCGGCACCCTGGAGCTTGTCGCCCGTTTTCCGGACCGGCATCCGGTCGTCCTGTCTTCCTTGTTCGATAATGATGCCGGTGCCGTCTCAAAAGAAAACCCGGCAAGATCTCGTGCCAAAAAAGCACCGCTCCGCAGCCTGACAGGCTGA
- a CDS encoding TetR/AcrR family transcriptional regulator, with protein MTTEISRSRGRPRRFDADQAVATAQALFHARGYDGLSVSDVTEALGINPPSFYAAFGSKVGLYAKVLDRYAETNAIPLQDLLRSDRPVAECLASLLEEAARRYASNSAAPGCMVLEGTRSNDMTAREAACIFYTGAEQMIRAYIAARHPDQAERWSDFVVTAMAGLSARARMGQSLDRLLATAHLAGSALTSSMPSTSED; from the coding sequence ATGACTACAGAAATATCTCGTTCTCGTGGACGACCCCGGCGTTTCGACGCCGATCAAGCGGTTGCTACCGCCCAAGCTTTGTTCCACGCGCGCGGCTATGATGGCCTCAGCGTTTCGGATGTCACAGAGGCACTTGGTATTAACCCGCCGAGTTTCTACGCCGCTTTCGGCAGCAAGGTTGGCCTGTATGCCAAGGTCCTCGACCGTTACGCCGAAACCAATGCCATTCCCCTTCAAGATCTCCTACGGTCCGACAGGCCGGTAGCGGAATGCCTTGCATCATTGTTGGAGGAGGCTGCACGGCGTTACGCATCCAATTCCGCTGCGCCCGGCTGCATGGTGCTGGAGGGAACCCGTAGCAATGATATGACGGCGCGCGAAGCGGCGTGCATCTTCTACACCGGTGCAGAGCAGATGATCCGCGCCTATATCGCCGCCAGACACCCCGATCAGGCGGAGCGTTGGAGCGACTTCGTCGTCACCGCGATGGCAGGTCTCTCAGCCAGGGCGCGAATGGGGCAGAGCCTTGATCGCCTGCTCGCCACCGCACATCTGGCCGGTTCGGCTCTGACCTCTTCTATGCCGAGCACATCGGAAGATTAA
- a CDS encoding SDR family oxidoreductase translates to MEIKDAVILVTGASSGIGEATARAVAQSGARVVLLARRKDRIDALARELGDEALAVVCDVTCTEDVQQAVQAAIGKFGRIDALVNNAGQGLYGGIEDIGIDDFRKLLNLNSVAPLITMQAVIPFMRKQHAGSIVNVSSGATLAIYPGSAAYTSSKSALNMLSSVARLELADAGIVVSIMHPFITATEFYGSVKSGLDSAKAQEAGTASFAQRPELVAKTILDLIRNGDAQTDLVPKEYGGSFEG, encoded by the coding sequence ATGGAAATTAAGGACGCAGTTATACTCGTGACCGGCGCTTCGTCGGGTATTGGTGAAGCCACCGCACGGGCTGTTGCTCAATCGGGCGCGCGGGTGGTCCTGCTGGCCCGTCGGAAAGATCGCATCGATGCGCTGGCGCGGGAATTAGGCGATGAAGCACTGGCAGTGGTCTGCGATGTCACCTGCACCGAAGATGTGCAACAGGCCGTGCAGGCCGCTATCGGAAAATTTGGTCGTATCGATGCCCTGGTGAACAACGCTGGACAGGGTCTTTATGGCGGTATTGAAGACATCGGCATTGATGATTTTCGAAAATTGCTCAACCTCAATAGCGTGGCCCCGCTGATAACGATGCAGGCGGTCATCCCGTTTATGCGCAAGCAACACGCTGGAAGCATTGTCAACGTCAGCTCGGGTGCAACGCTTGCCATATATCCAGGCTCAGCCGCCTACACCAGCTCCAAATCGGCACTGAACATGCTGTCAAGTGTGGCGCGCCTTGAGCTTGCAGATGCTGGAATTGTGGTTTCGATAATGCACCCATTTATCACAGCAACTGAATTCTATGGCTCCGTGAAATCGGGCCTGGATTCAGCAAAAGCACAGGAAGCTGGCACGGCATCGTTCGCACAGCGACCTGAGCTGGTTGCGAAAACAATCCTTGACCTGATCAGGAATGGGGATGCGCAAACTGATCTCGTGCCGAAGGAATACGGAGGTAGCTTCGAAGGCTGA
- a CDS encoding DUF736 domain-containing protein — MATIGSFTASGNGFSGTIKTLNLNVKATIRAVERTSEKGPDYRILAGATVEFGAAWKKTSNEGRDYLSVKLDDPSFPAPIYATLIEVEGEEGLSLIWSRSNRD, encoded by the coding sequence ATGGCAACCATCGGCTCTTTCACCGCTTCCGGCAACGGCTTCTCCGGCACCATCAAGACCCTCAACCTCAACGTCAAGGCAACCATCCGCGCCGTCGAGCGCACTTCCGAAAAGGGCCCGGACTACCGCATCCTCGCCGGGGCTACGGTCGAATTCGGCGCTGCCTGGAAGAAGACCTCGAACGAAGGTCGCGATTACCTCTCGGTCAAGCTCGACGACCCGAGCTTCCCGGCTCCGATCTACGCAACGCTGATCGAGGTCGAAGGCGAGGAAGGCCTCTCCCTCATCTGGTCCCGGTCGAACCGGGACTGA